The following are encoded in a window of Sminthopsis crassicaudata isolate SCR6 chromosome 5, ASM4859323v1, whole genome shotgun sequence genomic DNA:
- the TMEM243 gene encoding transmembrane protein 243 produces the protein MEDFTTRTYGTSGLDNRPLFGETSARDRVINLVVGSLTSLLLLVTLISAFVFPQLPPKPLNIFFAVCISLSCITACILIYWYRQGDLEPKFRNLIYYILFSIIMLCICANLYFHDVGK, from the exons ATGGAGGACTTTACCACTAGGACCTATGGCACCAGTGGCCTGGACAACAGACCCCTGTTCGGAGAAACGTCGGCAAGG gATCGTGTCATTAACTTAGTGGTTGGCAGCTTGACATCCTTGCTGCTTCTG GTAACTTTGATCAGTGCTTTTGTGTTCCCTCAACTACCTCCAAAACCACTGAATATATTTTTTGCTGTTTGTATCTCTTTGAGTTGCATTACTGCCTGCATACTT ATCTACTGGTATCGACAAGGCGATTTGGAACCGAAATTTAGAAATCTAATTTACTATATCTTATTTTCTATCATCATGTTATGTATATGTGCCAACCTGTACTTCCACGATGTGGGAAAGTGA